From a region of the Brevibacterium siliguriense genome:
- a CDS encoding NAD-dependent succinate-semialdehyde dehydrogenase gives MYAVTNPATGETINTFESLTDDELQLEVELAAAEFAKWSARTRKDRAAIANRAADLFEERTEEFVTIMTREMGKLSDEARGEMGLVVSIFRYYADNAETLLADEEHDIEGGQITIRRRPTGVILGIMPWNFPVYQVARFVAPNLVLGNTLLLKHASNCPESALAIEQVLHDAGMPDGAYRNLFVSSSKVEQVIAHPAVQGVSLTGSEAAGRSVATLAGKHLKKVVLELGGSDPLIVLDSDDIQQTAQDVVEARYSNAGQACNAPKRIIVLDDLYDDLVAAAIEATKNFKLGDPADSETTLAPLSSRDAAEEVAEQIKQAVADGATLHTGGDLVDDETAFMTPAVLTDVNKDSAAYRDEIFGPVSLFFRVKDVDEAIKLANDTKYGLGSSVFSTDRERAREVGAQIDAGMTYVNQAGGSQADMPFGGVKSSGIGRELGPLGIDEFANKMTIRH, from the coding sequence ATGTACGCAGTAACGAACCCGGCAACCGGTGAAACAATCAACACTTTCGAGTCTCTTACCGACGACGAGCTCCAGCTCGAGGTTGAACTGGCCGCTGCTGAATTTGCAAAGTGGAGCGCACGAACGCGCAAGGATCGCGCCGCGATTGCGAATAGAGCTGCCGATCTATTCGAAGAGCGCACCGAAGAATTCGTCACAATCATGACTCGCGAAATGGGTAAACTTAGTGACGAAGCGCGTGGTGAAATGGGGCTCGTCGTTTCTATCTTCCGCTACTACGCGGACAACGCTGAAACTCTTCTAGCGGATGAAGAACATGACATTGAGGGTGGCCAAATCACGATTCGCCGGCGCCCAACCGGTGTAATTCTTGGCATTATGCCGTGGAACTTCCCGGTGTATCAGGTTGCTCGCTTTGTTGCGCCAAACCTTGTGCTCGGGAACACTCTGCTACTTAAGCACGCATCGAACTGTCCTGAATCAGCTCTTGCCATCGAACAGGTTCTCCACGATGCCGGCATGCCTGATGGCGCATACCGCAACCTGTTTGTTTCAAGTTCGAAGGTCGAACAGGTAATCGCACACCCGGCGGTGCAAGGTGTTTCTTTGACAGGCAGTGAGGCTGCGGGGCGCTCCGTTGCAACACTCGCGGGCAAGCACCTGAAAAAGGTCGTCCTTGAGCTCGGCGGTTCAGATCCACTGATTGTCTTGGACTCCGACGACATTCAGCAGACTGCTCAAGATGTGGTTGAAGCTCGCTACAGTAACGCGGGTCAAGCGTGCAACGCCCCCAAGCGCATCATCGTGCTTGACGACCTGTACGACGACCTCGTTGCAGCGGCAATTGAAGCAACAAAGAATTTCAAGCTCGGAGATCCAGCTGACTCTGAAACTACGCTGGCGCCCCTGTCATCGCGCGATGCTGCTGAGGAGGTCGCCGAACAGATCAAACAGGCCGTTGCAGACGGTGCAACACTCCATACTGGCGGAGACCTCGTCGATGATGAGACCGCCTTTATGACACCAGCCGTTTTGACGGATGTCAACAAGGACAGCGCTGCTTACCGTGATGAGATCTTCGGTCCGGTTTCACTGTTCTTCCGCGTTAAAGATGTTGATGAAGCGATCAAACTCGCCAATGACACTAAGTATGGGCTGGGATCTAGCGTATTCAGTACGGACCGTGAGCGGGCGCGAGAGGTTGGTGCCCAGATTGACGCGGGAATGACCTATGTCAACCAAGCTGGAGGATCACAGGCTGATATGCCGTTTGGTGGAGTAAAGAGCTCGGGCATCGGCCGCGAACTCGGTCCGCTGGGCATTGATGAGTTTGCTAACAAGATGACGATCCGCCACTAG
- a CDS encoding fumarylacetoacetate hydrolase family protein: MNAPRIRASDILPAQRGGFHVGRIFNPEVGGPSIVLADGEELIDITDLGPTTSVLFAREDLLATLRDAQSDHERQRWLLQDALEFDPQISPASDLRLLSPIDLQVVKAAGVTFVESMLERVIEEHSGGDSTKAEGIRSQLTESIGGAISSIEPGSPDAAKVKDILKAEGLWSQYLEVGIGPDPEIFTKAAVLSSVGTGSLIGVHAKSSWNNPEPEAVIVVRSDGQPIGATLGNDVNLRDFEGRSALLLTEAKDNNASCAIGPFVRIFDEDFDMDSVRNLDVDLRVEGEDGFVLEGTSSMKNISRDPVSLIASAWGEHHQYPDGFVLFTGTLFAPTQDRHTKGGGFTHDLGDIVRISTPSLGALVNEVTQSQDAPEWTDGIWNFIQNLSARGLLKADPA; the protein is encoded by the coding sequence TTGAACGCACCACGAATTCGAGCAAGTGACATATTGCCCGCACAGCGCGGTGGTTTCCACGTTGGCAGAATATTCAACCCGGAGGTTGGCGGGCCTTCGATCGTGCTGGCTGACGGTGAAGAACTCATTGACATCACCGATTTAGGGCCGACGACTTCCGTGCTCTTTGCCAGAGAGGATCTTCTTGCTACGCTACGCGATGCGCAAAGCGACCACGAGCGTCAACGCTGGCTGCTTCAGGATGCGCTTGAGTTCGATCCGCAAATTTCACCTGCAAGCGATTTGCGTCTGCTTTCGCCCATTGACCTGCAAGTAGTGAAGGCCGCGGGAGTTACCTTTGTCGAATCGATGCTCGAGCGCGTAATCGAGGAGCACTCGGGGGGCGATTCCACCAAGGCAGAGGGGATCCGCAGTCAACTTACCGAATCGATCGGCGGGGCGATCTCTTCCATAGAACCCGGCTCTCCGGACGCCGCGAAAGTCAAAGACATACTCAAGGCCGAAGGACTTTGGTCGCAGTACTTGGAAGTCGGCATCGGACCCGACCCTGAAATCTTCACGAAAGCTGCAGTGCTGTCATCAGTGGGTACAGGCAGTCTCATCGGGGTGCATGCAAAGTCTAGTTGGAACAATCCCGAACCAGAAGCGGTGATTGTGGTCCGATCTGACGGGCAGCCAATAGGCGCAACGCTCGGAAACGACGTGAACCTGCGTGACTTCGAAGGGCGCAGTGCACTCCTACTCACCGAGGCAAAAGACAACAATGCGTCATGTGCGATTGGACCTTTTGTTCGTATCTTCGATGAGGACTTTGATATGGATTCAGTTCGCAACTTGGACGTGGATCTCAGGGTTGAGGGCGAAGACGGCTTTGTGCTCGAAGGCACTAGCTCTATGAAGAACATCAGCCGAGACCCGGTAAGTCTCATAGCGAGCGCTTGGGGTGAGCACCACCAGTACCCAGACGGCTTCGTGCTGTTTACCGGAACACTGTTCGCTCCAACACAGGACCGGCACACAAAGGGCGGTGGGTTTACGCATGATCTTGGTGACATCGTTCGTATCTCTACACCGTCGCTTGGTGCGCTTGTGAATGAGGTAACGCAATCACAGGACGCGCCAGAGTGGACAGACGGAATATGGAACTTCATTCAAAACCTTAGTGCCCGCGGGCTGCTGAAAGCCGATCCCGCCTAG
- a CDS encoding VOC family protein — MSSCPTGGCFPTKTIGHLMTQVSASNQAPQRHPRMTDVCLVAHDIEKSARFYTEKLGFKLRSRMPGFADFEGPGVILALWEGPHLEENTGVPGRDPRGTGRSVMLACELESPAAVDRTYAEYRARGVEFYSEPKDFPWNARCAYFDGPNGEFWEFFAWYEGGEPGIASDNNHDEKRNR, encoded by the coding sequence ATGAGCTCATGCCCCACCGGTGGATGTTTCCCCACGAAAACGATTGGACACCTAATGACCCAAGTATCAGCCAGTAATCAAGCACCCCAGCGGCATCCCAGGATGACCGATGTCTGCTTGGTCGCGCACGATATTGAGAAGAGTGCGAGATTCTATACAGAGAAGCTTGGATTCAAACTGCGTAGCCGTATGCCCGGGTTCGCTGATTTTGAAGGCCCAGGGGTGATCCTCGCGCTTTGGGAGGGCCCCCATCTCGAGGAGAATACGGGAGTCCCTGGCCGTGATCCGCGTGGTACGGGCAGGAGCGTCATGCTCGCCTGTGAGCTGGAGTCTCCAGCAGCGGTAGACCGAACGTATGCAGAGTATCGGGCGCGTGGAGTTGAATTTTATAGCGAACCGAAAGACTTTCCGTGGAATGCGCGATGCGCGTATTTCGACGGACCAAACGGTGAATTCTGGGAGTTCTTTGCCTGGTACGAGGGTGGAGAACCTGGCATCGCCTCAGACAATAACCACGATGAAAAGAGAAACCGTTGA
- a CDS encoding cytidine deaminase family protein codes for MIRKPTTADRELYSTARRLMEQHHDPELHQVAAAARGDDGQIYCGIHLGSRRVNVCAESSAVANAVMAGAEKITAIVAVCKNDQGDVIVTNPCGVCRELMDSYADDISIMIDSAGEVTMASLNELMPHRWMFPHENDWTPNDPSISQ; via the coding sequence ATGATTCGTAAACCCACCACCGCGGATCGCGAACTTTATTCCACGGCAAGAAGACTAATGGAACAGCATCACGATCCTGAACTGCACCAAGTGGCTGCGGCAGCCAGAGGTGATGACGGACAAATCTACTGCGGTATTCACCTGGGGTCACGGCGCGTGAATGTTTGCGCTGAGTCGTCAGCCGTAGCGAATGCTGTTATGGCGGGCGCTGAGAAAATTACCGCAATCGTCGCGGTCTGCAAGAACGACCAGGGTGACGTAATCGTCACTAATCCGTGCGGAGTTTGCAGGGAGCTTATGGACTCATATGCGGATGACATCTCCATCATGATTGATAGCGCCGGCGAAGTCACCATGGCCTCACTGAATGAGCTCATGCCCCACCGGTGGATGTTTCCCCACGAAAACGATTGGACACCTAATGACCCAAGTATCAGCCAGTAA
- a CDS encoding C-terminal binding protein has protein sequence MSPRMVVTDHAFADTKHEQAAAALTGAEFAEYSVDTEDAAIQAVQGADVAFVNFAPMTSRVLSTMKRGSTVIRYGIGFDNVDLQAAKTAGVRVANIPDYGVETVADHAATALLTLARRIASFNREIHDHGWIKPTGLGPILSMRQHTLGLLGFGRIAQAVHKRLRPFGVTTIAYDPFAPPSIFNELGVQQVDLNELALRTTALSVHAPLTTETESVVGKDFLAKMPQGAFVVNTARGGLIDEDALAEAVDSGHLSGALLDVTRPEPAPKDSRLRLVTNVLLTPHAAFYDEESIDNLQRLASEEAIRALEGAELRCPVA, from the coding sequence ATGTCACCACGCATGGTGGTCACGGACCACGCTTTCGCGGACACCAAACACGAACAGGCTGCTGCGGCACTCACCGGGGCTGAGTTCGCCGAGTACTCAGTTGATACGGAAGACGCCGCAATTCAGGCTGTCCAAGGAGCCGACGTGGCGTTTGTGAACTTCGCTCCCATGACCTCTCGCGTGCTCAGCACTATGAAACGCGGAAGCACCGTGATTCGGTACGGCATTGGATTTGACAACGTTGACCTGCAGGCCGCAAAAACTGCAGGGGTTCGAGTGGCGAATATTCCAGACTATGGCGTTGAGACAGTTGCGGACCATGCAGCAACGGCTCTACTCACGCTGGCTCGGAGAATCGCTTCTTTCAACAGAGAGATCCATGACCACGGTTGGATTAAGCCCACTGGCCTCGGACCGATTTTGAGCATGCGACAGCATACGCTCGGGTTGCTTGGTTTTGGCAGAATCGCGCAGGCCGTACATAAACGGTTGCGTCCGTTCGGAGTCACGACCATCGCATATGATCCATTCGCGCCCCCGAGCATCTTTAACGAACTCGGTGTTCAGCAGGTGGATCTTAATGAGCTGGCCCTACGTACCACTGCGCTGTCAGTTCATGCACCACTCACAACAGAAACGGAATCCGTGGTGGGCAAGGACTTTCTTGCGAAAATGCCTCAAGGTGCGTTCGTCGTTAACACTGCTCGGGGTGGACTGATTGACGAGGATGCTTTAGCTGAAGCTGTCGATTCAGGTCATCTCTCCGGAGCACTTCTTGATGTTACGCGTCCTGAACCAGCACCTAAAGATTCGAGGCTTCGGTTAGTTACAAACGTATTGCTGACTCCACACGCCGCGTTTTACGATGAAGAGTCAATTGACAACCTCCAGCGCCTTGCTAGTGAAGAAGCAATACGCGCGTTAGAAGGCGCCGAGCTTCGTTGCCCGGTTGCATAA
- a CDS encoding FadR/GntR family transcriptional regulator, producing MSPFDSVAARRPLSEQVADSIMASILARNLEPGDQLPTEPQLIDEYDVSRTVIREAGRILVARGVVSIRPRRGMQVAPFNEKNLTGQIALMLRLGGGTFSQLIEVRRAIEPDMAAYAALRRPTEAVAELQNLVDQIEPLSEDSPEARANYIAADLGFHTALARATQNPFFIHLALPFNEILTSTYQNSAGYAPEQSKTHAEHAAIAEAVADKDPDRAQALAAAHITRVSAAAAKLVSEGSLTSLHTA from the coding sequence ATGTCCCCATTTGACTCCGTCGCTGCACGGCGACCACTTTCAGAGCAAGTTGCTGATTCCATCATGGCAAGTATTTTGGCGAGGAACTTGGAGCCAGGTGATCAACTCCCAACAGAGCCGCAACTAATTGACGAGTATGATGTCAGCCGCACCGTGATTCGAGAAGCTGGGCGCATTCTTGTGGCACGCGGCGTTGTCAGTATTCGCCCGAGACGGGGCATGCAGGTTGCGCCGTTCAACGAGAAGAACCTGACTGGCCAGATTGCGTTAATGCTTCGCCTTGGCGGTGGTACGTTCTCGCAGCTAATCGAGGTTCGACGCGCTATTGAACCGGATATGGCTGCATACGCCGCGCTTCGCCGGCCAACGGAAGCGGTAGCCGAGCTTCAGAACCTTGTCGATCAAATCGAGCCACTGTCAGAAGACTCGCCTGAAGCGCGTGCCAACTACATCGCCGCCGACCTCGGCTTTCACACTGCCTTGGCCCGTGCGACACAGAATCCGTTCTTTATTCACCTGGCACTGCCCTTCAATGAGATCTTGACCTCGACCTACCAAAACAGCGCCGGCTATGCGCCAGAACAGTCCAAGACACACGCGGAGCACGCGGCTATCGCAGAAGCTGTTGCCGATAAGGATCCGGACCGTGCACAGGCTCTCGCCGCAGCTCACATCACTCGTGTCAGTGCCGCCGCGGCAAAACTTGTCTCGGAGGGTTCTCTAACCAGTTTGCACACCGCTTGA
- a CDS encoding SDR family NAD(P)-dependent oxidoreductase: protein MSSSNQRTPFQLDGSHIVVTGGSRGLGRAISTAVAHAGATVTIIARNSKQAETTADELNQQLEHAGMFSPRAYAHPADVGQLGNVDELVNDISARAPITGVVHAAGIQLRKPAVEISPEDFLSVQTVNLHAPYFLSTSIARKQMSEQRVGSHVFIGSLNSSIGLPGISPYVVAKTGLVGAARAFSAEWAAAGIRANVVGPGYFATEMTEDLLANRADEARIMARIPQKKLGDPMDVGNACVYLLSDAASYVTGTLLNVDGGWLGA, encoded by the coding sequence ATGTCCTCTTCCAATCAGCGCACTCCGTTCCAACTCGATGGCTCCCACATTGTCGTAACCGGCGGCAGTCGAGGGCTTGGCCGGGCCATCTCTACAGCGGTTGCGCACGCGGGTGCAACAGTGACGATCATTGCACGCAATTCCAAACAGGCGGAGACAACAGCAGATGAATTGAACCAGCAACTTGAACATGCGGGTATGTTCTCGCCCCGAGCGTATGCCCATCCCGCCGACGTCGGGCAGCTTGGAAACGTTGACGAGCTAGTAAATGATATTTCGGCACGTGCACCTATCACTGGCGTCGTGCACGCCGCAGGAATACAGCTGAGAAAGCCAGCGGTGGAAATTAGCCCAGAAGATTTTCTAAGTGTCCAAACCGTGAACCTCCATGCTCCGTATTTTTTAAGCACTTCGATCGCACGGAAACAAATGAGTGAGCAACGAGTCGGTTCGCACGTGTTCATCGGTTCGCTAAACTCAAGTATCGGGCTTCCAGGAATCTCGCCGTATGTGGTGGCGAAAACGGGCTTGGTTGGAGCTGCGCGTGCTTTTTCAGCGGAATGGGCAGCCGCCGGCATTCGAGCGAACGTTGTTGGCCCCGGTTACTTCGCCACCGAAATGACCGAAGACCTCTTAGCTAATCGCGCTGACGAAGCAAGGATAATGGCGAGAATTCCACAGAAGAAGCTTGGCGACCCCATGGACGTCGGAAACGCCTGCGTGTACTTACTGTCAGACGCCGCTAGCTACGTCACCGGGACATTGCTGAACGTTGACGGAGGATGGCTCGGGGCTTAG
- a CDS encoding FAD-dependent oxidoreductase, giving the protein MPTIPFRVAIIGAGPAGIYAADLLTKAEHDLELSIDLFERLPSPFGLVRYGVAPDHPRIKGIINALIKVLDRGDIRLFGNVEYGADINLGELTDRYDAVIFSTGCFVDAPLSLPGIDLPGSYGAADFVNWYDAHPDVAQTWPLEAEKVAVLGNGNVALDVARVLAKQADDLHTTEIPDHVYEGLKSSKVTDVHVFGRRGPAQAKFTPLELRELGQVEDVDIIVYPEDYEFDQGSLEAIESSNQVKQVTKTLTGFAMREETGAKRRLHLHFLHAPVAILGEDRVTGLRTERQELDGTGGVNGTGDFHDWDIDAVYRAVGYAGTQLPQLPFDEGKKVITNHEGRVVDADDQAQAAEADVVPGVYTTGWIKRGPVGLIGHTKGDALETIGHILDDQAAGALTEPLYPEESSIVELLESKGVDFTDWEGYHRLEAAEKALGEAEGRERVKIATREAMLAEARAHLTADANAGS; this is encoded by the coding sequence ATGCCCACCATCCCATTCCGAGTGGCCATCATCGGCGCCGGTCCCGCTGGCATCTACGCCGCCGACTTGCTGACCAAGGCCGAACATGACCTGGAACTGAGCATTGACCTGTTCGAACGGCTGCCCTCACCCTTCGGGCTCGTCCGCTACGGGGTCGCCCCCGACCATCCGCGGATCAAGGGCATCATCAATGCGCTCATCAAGGTCCTCGACCGCGGCGACATCCGCTTGTTCGGCAACGTCGAATACGGGGCCGACATCAACCTCGGCGAGCTCACCGACCGCTACGATGCGGTGATCTTCTCCACCGGCTGCTTCGTCGACGCACCGCTGTCGCTGCCCGGCATCGACCTGCCGGGTTCCTACGGGGCGGCCGACTTCGTCAACTGGTACGACGCGCATCCCGATGTCGCCCAGACCTGGCCGCTGGAGGCGGAGAAGGTCGCGGTGCTCGGCAACGGCAACGTCGCCCTCGACGTGGCCCGGGTGCTCGCGAAGCAGGCCGATGACCTGCACACCACGGAGATCCCCGACCACGTCTATGAGGGGCTGAAGTCCTCGAAGGTCACCGATGTCCACGTGTTCGGACGGCGTGGCCCTGCGCAGGCGAAGTTCACTCCGCTCGAGCTGCGTGAGCTCGGTCAGGTCGAAGACGTCGACATCATCGTCTACCCAGAAGACTACGAATTCGATCAGGGGTCGCTCGAGGCCATCGAGTCGAGCAATCAGGTCAAGCAGGTGACGAAGACGCTCACCGGCTTTGCGATGCGGGAGGAGACCGGGGCGAAGCGGCGACTGCACCTGCACTTCCTCCACGCACCGGTGGCCATCCTCGGCGAGGATCGGGTGACCGGTCTGCGCACGGAACGTCAGGAACTCGACGGGACCGGTGGCGTCAACGGTACCGGGGACTTCCACGACTGGGACATCGATGCCGTGTACCGGGCCGTCGGCTATGCGGGTACGCAGCTGCCGCAGCTGCCCTTCGACGAGGGTAAGAAGGTCATCACGAATCACGAAGGACGCGTCGTCGACGCCGATGATCAGGCTCAGGCCGCCGAGGCGGACGTCGTCCCCGGCGTGTACACGACCGGATGGATCAAGCGCGGCCCCGTCGGGCTCATCGGCCATACGAAGGGCGATGCGCTCGAGACGATCGGGCACATCCTCGACGATCAGGCCGCCGGGGCGCTCACCGAGCCTCTATACCCGGAGGAGTCCTCGATCGTCGAACTGCTCGAATCGAAGGGCGTCGACTTCACGGATTGGGAGGGCTATCACCGGCTCGAGGCTGCGGAGAAGGCCCTCGGTGAGGCTGAGGGCCGGGAACGCGTGAAGATCGCGACCCGTGAGGCCATGCTCGCCGAGGCACGGGCCCACCTGACAGCGGACGCGAACGCCGGGAGCTGA
- the fdxA gene encoding ferredoxin, producing the protein MTYIIAQPCVDLKDRACIEECPVDCIYEGTRSLYIHPDECVDCGACEPVCPVEAIFYEDDVPDEWEAYYKANVEFFDDIGSPGGAAAHGVVDKDHPFIAALAPQNTDD; encoded by the coding sequence ATGACCTATATCATCGCCCAGCCGTGCGTGGATCTTAAGGACCGAGCCTGCATCGAGGAATGCCCGGTCGACTGCATCTACGAAGGCACCCGCTCCCTCTACATCCATCCCGACGAATGCGTCGACTGCGGGGCGTGCGAACCCGTGTGCCCCGTCGAGGCGATCTTCTACGAAGACGATGTGCCCGACGAATGGGAGGCCTACTACAAGGCGAACGTCGAGTTCTTCGACGATATCGGCTCCCCGGGCGGTGCGGCCGCCCACGGGGTCGTCGACAAAGACCATCCCTTCATCGCCGCTCTGGCACCGCAGAACACCGACGACTGA